TCCCAGTATTTCTCGTCGCGGGGTCTGATCCGCCGCATGTTCATTTCAAACGGGGATTTCCAGTCCTGAATGCTCAACTTGTCGGTGATCCCGGGGAATGCCGGCGTGAGGTCCGGGTCGTCGGCCGGGCCGGAGAAGGGGACGTAGCCTTTGAACTTGAACGTCGCGGACGTTTCCTTGAGTGCGGCTTCCATCTCCGGCTCGAAGTAGGTCACCGTGACCGGGTCGCCGGCCTTAAGATTCTTGAGGGGCGAATCGGGCCAGGCGACGAGGGCAATTTCGTCGTCCGACCAACCGGCCGTGTTCGGCGGAAGGAACGGCCCCAGCGGCGGGGCGGCATTGACGTTGAGGGCGGCGACGACTGAGTAAGGAATGACTTTGTTCGGATCTCCCGCATCCTTCGTCAGAACCGCGTTGGGGCCCGCGGAGATGGCGTTCGCGAGATACGCGATCGTTCGCGAACTTCGGGCGCTGATTGCCCCCGTGATAATTTCGGTGACTTTCACCGTCGCCGGGTCGAGGACGAGGCTCGCACTTTCGATGGTTACGTAAGCGTTTCGTTTCGGGGCAACGTTGACACGAATGCCCCAATCGTCCAGCGTAAGCTGGGCCGCGAAAGCGTCGTTGAGTTCGTCCGCCGTGGCCCCCTTTGCGAGAAGAGCGTTGACGCGGTCGGGTTGCCCGACTTGTTTTTGAAGGACCGCGAGAGGGACAAACACGTTCAGCGGTGCGGCCGGGTTCGGTAGCAGGTTGAAGTCGTTCATCGGGTGGTCGGCCGGAAGGATCTCGACGACTTCGGCTGACAACGACGTGGTCACGTCGTCCGCGTCGCGTTTGCTCAGGAGCGACGAGCGGGGAATGTTCGACAACCGGGCCACGCCAAGATCGACTTTATTCCCAGATGCCACGTGGAGATGAGCGGCGACCGGAGCCGAGACAATGGCCACCGCCTTGCCTTCGTCCCAACCCCGCGCGGAAGGTAAACCGAAAACCGCGAGGTCACTTCCAGACAGTCCGATCACGTTCACGCGGCCGAGTTGGACTGGCTCACCGGAAGGCGACTCGTAACGCGCCGACCCTTGCAGAATCAACGCCGGCGTGACCGTTCCGGGAAGCTTTCCGGCAATCGCTCCGCGCACCAGGCGCGGGCCGACGTAAGCCGATTCGACGCCGTTGAGTTGCCGGAGCGCACGCCCGCGGAGGCTGCCGCGCAGCGAATCGCCGACGACCAGCGCGCCCGCCAGGACGGCCGCGCCGACGGCCACGCCTAGCACGACCGGGAGGTTCGACCGCCAGTGGTACCGGGCACTGCGAAGCGGCAGGGTGCGGAGCGAGATCATGGGTCGTGTCTTGGCGGGGCGGCCGGTCGGACCGCCGGGGATGGGAAGAGAAGCGTAACGGGCGGCCCGAGACGATCACGCCGCCGGCTGCAAGTTGCCGTCGTTCATCTCGTACCGCCTGGGGAACAACCTGGCGAGGTCCGCACTGTGGGTGACGACGACGAGTACGGTATTTTCCTGCCGCTGTAATTCGAGCAACATCTCGCCGACGGACTGGGCGTTGTGGCGATCGAGGTTGCCGGTCGGCTCGTCAGCAAGCAAGAGGGCGGGCTTCTGAATCAACGCCCGCGCGACCGCGACCCGCTGGCGTTCGCCGCCCGAGAGTTCCGCCGGGCGGTGGTCGAGGCGGGCGGCCAGGCCCACACGCTCCAGCAGTTTCCGTGCGTACTGCTCGGCTTCGGCGGGTTGCTTCGTTTTGTCCACGAGCGTGGGGATGAGGACGTTTTCCAGGACCGAACACTGCGGCAGCAAGTGATGGTCTTGAAAAACAAAGCCGATCCGCCGATTCCGGAACGCGGCCAGGTCGGTGTCGCCCAACGTGAACGGGTTCGTTCCGTCGAGCGCCACGGTGCCGCCGGTCGGCCGGTCGAGGGTACCGAGGATGTGCAAGAGGGTACTCTTGCCCGAGCCGGACGGCCCCGTGACCGCGACCGCGTCCCCGGGCGAGAGCGACAGTGACACGCCGGTCAATACCGGCAACGGACCGGACCGGGTCGGGTAGTCTTTGCGCAGGTTCTCGACGACGAGTGCCATGATGAATGAGCCGCCAAGAGGGATTCAGGATTCCAGGATCGCGCGGACTTCGGCGGGGATTTCCGTCGACTCCATCTTGCCCGGCAGG
This is a stretch of genomic DNA from Fimbriiglobus ruber. It encodes these proteins:
- a CDS encoding ABC transporter ATP-binding protein — encoded protein: MALVVENLRKDYPTRSGPLPVLTGVSLSLSPGDAVAVTGPSGSGKSTLLHILGTLDRPTGGTVALDGTNPFTLGDTDLAAFRNRRIGFVFQDHHLLPQCSVLENVLIPTLVDKTKQPAEAEQYARKLLERVGLAARLDHRPAELSGGERQRVAVARALIQKPALLLADEPTGNLDRHNAQSVGEMLLELQRQENTVLVVVTHSADLARLFPRRYEMNDGNLQPAA